TCCATTGTTCGACAGCTACACAAGTTATCTGGGTCGCAAATCGGTTTTTTGTCAATCAAAAGGATTTGGTAATGCTTTTCATTGACTCTGATAAAGTTAAACCGGAAATTCGCTATGAGGTGGCTGAGATAGGTGAGTTATTTCCCCATATTTATGGTGAGTTGAATATTGACGCTGTGTTTCAGGTGATTGATTTTGAATCTGGGGAAGATGGTTTTTTTGTGTTACCAGAAGAGGTGATAAATTTGGAGTGACGAACCGCAGATGCGCGGAGGAAGAAAGATGGAAGCTGACGGGTTTGATGTGGGTGAATATGTGGATCAAATGGCGTTGTTGCTGGATTTGCAGTTAAGGGATGAATATCGTGATGGGGTGGTGACAAATTTTGAGAGAATAAAGGCGATCGCTCTAGTGGTAAATTCTTTTCCTTTACCTGAAGAAGTGGAACCTGCACCTGTGCTTGAACCATGAATGATGCTGTATCAATAGCTGCTGCTGTGCGTGAAGGTACGGTTAGCGCGGTGGAGGTGACTGAAGCTGCGTTAGCGAAAATTGCAGCGCGGGATAATCAACTCAATTGTTTTACGGTTGTGATGGCGGATACGGTTTTGGCTGATGCTGTACGCATTGATAGGGAAATAGCTGCAGGTAATCATCCTGGTGTGCTTGCTGGTGTACCTTTTGCGGTGAAAAATTTGTTTGATATCGCTGGTATAATAACTCTGGCGGGGTCGAAAATTAATGCCGAAAATCCGCCAGCTAGTCAAGATGCAACTGCAGTTGCTAGGTTGAAGCAGGCGGGTGGGGTGTTGGTAGGCGCTTTAAATATGGATGAGTACGCCTATGGGTTTGTAACGGAAAATTTCCATTATGGTGCGACTCGCAACCCCCATGATTTACAGCGGGTCGCTGGTGGTTCTTCTGGTGGTTCCGCTGCGTCTGTTGCGGCTGGTTTGATACCGCTGACCCTGGGTTCTGATACTAACGGTTCGATTCGGGTTCCCGCTGCTTTGTGTGGCGTTTTGGGTTTGAAGCCGACTTACGGAAGATTATCCCGTGCTGGGGTGGCTTTATTTTCTAGCAGTTTTGACCACATCGGACCTTTTGCTCGTTCGGTAGCAGATATCGCTACCGTGTTTGATGTGCTACAAGGGGAAGATGAACGTGATCCGGTTTGTACTAAACGCCCCCCTGAACCGTGTTTACCGCAGATAAATCAAGATATTTCTGGTATAAGGATTGCCATTGCTGCTGATTATTTTGTCAAAGGTGCAGCGCCGGAAGCCTTGGCTGCAGTAGAAAAAGTGGCTCTGGCGTTGGATGTAACTGAGTATGTGACTATACCCGAAGCTAACCGAGCTAGGGCGGCGGCGTTTGTAATTACAGCTACTGAGGGCGCAAATCTGCATTTAGAAAAATTGCGATCGCGTCCCCAAGATTTCGACCCCGCTACACGCGATCGCTTTTTGGCTGGGGCGTTAATACCGAGTAGCTGGTATTTGCAAGCGCAACGCTTTAGAAAATGGTATCGCGATCGCGTCCGAGAAATCTTTCAAAATGTGGATGTAATTCTCGCCCCAACTACACCAATTTCTGCACCATTAATTGGTCAAGAAACTATGATTTTAGATGGGGAGGAAATTCTTGTCCGTCCCCATTTGGGGTTATTTACTCAACCATTATCTTTTATCGGCTTACCTGTTTTATCAGTACCAATTCAGCTTCCCAATTCTTTACCTTTAGGGGTTCAACTAATAGCAGCACCGTATAATGAAGCCTTAATTTTAAAAGTTGCATCTGTACTGGAATCTCAAGATATAATTTCATTAACTGTTGTATAGATTTCCTCTTAACTTTAATTCCATAAAGACCCAATTTGCTCGATATTTTTGTGGTATCTCTGTTTTTTGAACATACGGTGCGATATTTTGAAAGCCAAATCGACGATAAAGCGCTAGCGCTTCTTTCGCATACAGACCAGTATCTAATCGCAGATGAGCGTAACCTATTTGGGAAGCTTCATTAATAATAGCTTGTAATAAATATCGACCTATTCATTTTCTTCGCAACTCAGGCTTTACATACATTCTTTTAATTTCACCAATATCTTCGCCAATCTTTCGCAGACAAACACAACCTGCTATTTGTCCATCATATTGTCCTAGTAACAAGCGTCCTTCTGACGGCGCGAATTGGTCAATTTGACTCAGATATTGCTCAGAAAATGTATTAACATCTAAATTGATGCCAAATTCCTGACTGAATATCAACTTAGTCTCGTTACAATATTCCCAAAATATTTCCTGTACATGATTTTTGTGTTCATCAGTCTCGACTTGGATAATTTGCAGCATAAAAATGTGGTTCTTGCGTACTTAACGTGCTAAATTTTTAATTACAGTCGATAACTTTGTTTTAAAATCAAGGCTTACAGGCGCTTATAGCCAAAATTTTAATCATCAGACCTAAAAGGCAGTAAATAATGGCTGTCATCTTATCCCAGCAAGGAGTTCAAGCTTATTTTTCAACATATTTAGCACGCTAAGTACGCAAGAACCGCATCGGGTGATGATTCCCCATG
The Gloeotrichia echinulata CP02 DNA segment above includes these coding regions:
- a CDS encoding DUF952 domain-containing protein, with translation MNTILHITQREEWEQAKRLGTYRGDTLDSEGFIHCSTATQVIWVANRFFVNQKDLVMLFIDSDKVKPEIRYEVAEIGELFPHIYGELNIDAVFQVIDFESGEDGFFVLPEEVINLE
- a CDS encoding DUF4089 domain-containing protein — protein: MEADGFDVGEYVDQMALLLDLQLRDEYRDGVVTNFERIKAIALVVNSFPLPEEVEPAPVLEP
- a CDS encoding AtzE family amidohydrolase, which gives rise to MNDAVSIAAAVREGTVSAVEVTEAALAKIAARDNQLNCFTVVMADTVLADAVRIDREIAAGNHPGVLAGVPFAVKNLFDIAGIITLAGSKINAENPPASQDATAVARLKQAGGVLVGALNMDEYAYGFVTENFHYGATRNPHDLQRVAGGSSGGSAASVAAGLIPLTLGSDTNGSIRVPAALCGVLGLKPTYGRLSRAGVALFSSSFDHIGPFARSVADIATVFDVLQGEDERDPVCTKRPPEPCLPQINQDISGIRIAIAADYFVKGAAPEALAAVEKVALALDVTEYVTIPEANRARAAAFVITATEGANLHLEKLRSRPQDFDPATRDRFLAGALIPSSWYLQAQRFRKWYRDRVREIFQNVDVILAPTTPISAPLIGQETMILDGEEILVRPHLGLFTQPLSFIGLPVLSVPIQLPNSLPLGVQLIAAPYNEALILKVASVLESQDIISLTVV
- a CDS encoding GNAT family N-acetyltransferase, which translates into the protein MLQIIQVETDEHKNHVQEIFWEYCNETKLIFSQEFGINLDVNTFSEQYLSQIDQFAPSEGRLLLGQYDGQIAGCVCLRKIGEDIGEIKRMYVKPELRRK